Part of the Salinimonas lutimaris genome, AGCCCAATACGCCGTTTTATTCAAAACCGCCGGAATTGCCAGAAGATGATATTCTGTGGGATATTCAGACCCACGGGCATCAGCGCCTTAAAGCGGCTGGTTACCAGCAGTATGAGATTTCCGGCTACAGCAAACCCGGTTTTCAGTGTCAGCACAACCTTAATTACTGGCGCTTTGGAGACTACCTGGGCATTGGTTGTGGCGCTCATGGCAAAATTACCGATGTGCCGAACAATACCATCTGGCGCACAGTGAAAGTGAAACACCCCCGTGGCTATATGGAAATGGCGCGTCCCTACCTGGACAAACAGCATCCGGTCGCTGAAGAAGATCTGGCCTTTGAATTTTTTATGAACCGGTTTCGGTTGGTTGAGCCTTGTCCTAAAGCAGATTTTACCCGCTATACCGGCACGGTGCTTACCGGTGAGCAGCAAAACAGTCTTGATGAGGCTATCGATAAAGGCATGCTGGTCAGTACCGATACTCACTGGCAGGTGACCGACCGGGGTCGTCAGTATCTTAATACCCTGCTGGCGGCGTTTGTTTAGCCGGCAGTCCGGGTTATCACATCATAGGGTTTAAGCGCGGGTATCGCCTGGCGAAGTTTTTCTTCTGTGGTATCCAGCGACTTAAGCTTGTTGCAGTACCAGTGCGCCTTATTTTTAAGGCTCATGGCTCGGGGGCCCATATCTTTATTCAGATGTCCGCCAACCACTTCTAAATGCTGGGTCAGTGCCTGTACCCGCTGACTGTCCACCTCGGCATTATTAGCATTAATACCACTGATCGCCGATAAAATACCGCCTACCGATGTAGAGATCGTACCCTCAAGCTGAGCTTCAATTCCGGTATCCACAAACTCATCCACGCTTTCCAGCGATCCCGGGCCAATAAAATAATGGTTGCTGGCGTGACGAAACTTTTCTTTGACCCGGGAGCGTACCCGCCCCATGGCACTTTGCAAACGAACATAACTGTCGTGGTCAGCGCCCACCAGCCCCTGATACACATGGTCTATGGTGTCGACAGCCAGATCCACCCCTTCGGTGGCCAGCACTATCATTTGCGGCACCACATAATGTAGCCCATCGGAATATTCGGCCAGCCAGGCTTGCTGCTCGTCGGTTAAAGGTTGGTAACGGCCACGGATAAAGAGCTGATTACGCTCATTTATCTGAATAACGGTGCGGGACTTATCCATCACTCTTAGCTGGTCGTCGTTAACCACCAGACCATGCGCAAAATCGATATCACAAGTAAACTCGGCCGCAGCATTAAACGAGCAGCAAAGCAGAGAAAATGCGCCAGCACGGGCGATGGAAGAAAGTGTCGTCATTATCATAATTTTTATTCTGGACGGCAGAACTATAAATAAAAAGGCACTATGAGTCCAATCTGCGAATATTCAGGTTGAACTCTTCATCACCGCGGGTGCATAAAAAAACCGCTATGAACCATTGGTTCGCACCAGCCGCACATACACAAACCGGTCTTTTTGTTTAATGGAATGACTGGAGTTAAAAAACGCCACAACCCAGGCCCGACTGGTATCGGTTAACGAAGGTGTGCTGGTCCAGAAATCATCGGGCGGGGTGGCCGGAAATACATCGTTATTAATGGCCGGGCGTACACATAACCGCTCGGTAATAGCAGCCAGTTCTTTAATATTGGGTAAGCGCCACCCTTCCTGCGCAATATCATTGGCTTCCAGAGCCAGTTGCAGCGCTTGCTGCCAGGTATACTTCTGCGCTTCGCCGCTGCATCCGCTGCCGTTCCAGGTTTGCCCCTCGGCGCAGCGTTTCCAGATAAGATTGGTCGCGCTGTGCAAAACCTCGCCCTCGCTGATGTCCACAAAATCGGCGGCAGGTGTGGTTTCCACCCCGGAAGTTAAGCAATATTGTTGCGCTATACTGCTCGTGCTAATCAGGCACATCAGGCCTAGCATGACTTGCTTCATCATTCTCTCCCTGCCCTGACCAGACGCACCCGGGCAATGCTGCCTTTATTTAAAAAGTTGTCCACACCTGAGGCAAAATCAATGGCCCAGGCATTTTGCGCTGCATCTTCAATCACCCCATCAGCCCCTGGCTGGGATGTCCAGTACCACAAAGGCGCCGCTGCCGCGTCACCGGCAAACGGGAAATATGTCGGGTCCACCATCGTCTGCCCCTCACGTCCAAAATGCATCAGTGTCATCAGCTCAAAGTGGGTGGGCATGCGCCAGTCGTAAAAACCACACAACCCTTCAGTTCTGACCGCGGTGACAAATGCTCTGGTATTGCATTCGCTGATCGCACAACTGGCCTGTGAGGGTGTTTGAACTCCATCACTGCCACCGTTTTCTTCTGTCTGGAACCAGCCGTAGGTGTGTTCACCGCCATGCAGGCCGCTATTCGCCGTTTTGACTTCCCACACTAAACCAGTGGTATTGTCACGCACACAGCTAAAATCCGTGACATCAGCATCCTGCTCATCGCCATTGTTATTGAGCTTGGTAAAGTCAAAACCGGCAGCCCCGCGCCCTGCTTTTTCCAGTAACCCTGCCTGCTGAATAATGTCGGTGCCACGCTGGCCGTCCTGACCCGGATAGTCGCTCTGCTGGTTTTCTGATACGGCATTTTCGCTGGCCTGCACGGTGATGCCGGTATCATTCATCAGGGCGGTAGGATGCGGGCGCACCACTACAGTAATCGTATCATCGGTCTGGTTATTGTTGGCATCGCTGACCGTAAGCGTAAAAGTCATGGTTTGGGCGGCGGTGACTGCCGGTGCCATGGCATAGGTAGACAAAGCGGTATCATCTGCAATATTTACTGCAGAGGCACTGGAAACTTCCCAGCGGGATAGCAACGGAAAGGCAGAGCTGACCGATGAGTCAGCCTGCCCTTGCAGTATGATAGGCTCGCCACTAAAAACGCCCTGGCTCACCCCGGCATCAGCGGTGGGTAAAGTATCCTGTCCCGGCAGAATCAGCAGCGTGGTGGTGGCTTCGTCCTGCGCTCCTTCTTCGTCGGTCACGGTCAGGGCAAAACGCAGCTGCTGCTGGATTGAGGCAACCGGCGTGGTAAAGGTCAGCTCAGGGCCATCCAGTGCCACGCCCTGCAACACATTGGCACCTTCAAGCTGCTGCCACTGCCAGCGACTGATTGGCGCAGTTGGCTCGGTGGCATCTTCATCGGTACTCCCGGCACCGCTTAACGTGATCTGGATACCGGCGGCATACAGGCCATCCTCCTGGCTCGCGGTGTGTGAGGCAATATCCGCCACCGGCGCTGCGTTTTCCGGTAGCGCGGTAATAATCAGCTCGTCAGAGTCGCTTTGACCTCCCCCTGACACAGTGACGGTTACTGTATAAAGGGTTTGCTGTTCGAGCTCGGGCAATACCACCGACGCTTCGCCGGTACTGCTGTCATCCTGAATAATCTCCAGCACCGGACGCACTGACCAGCGATAAGTCAGTTCGCTGTCACTGCCAGCACTTCGGGCCGACAAAAAAACGGTGGTTTGTTCTGCTGCCTGCACATCGGCACCAGCGTTCACGGTAAGCGATGTAGAGCTACTGTCTGAGCCACCACCGCCGCATGCTGTTATCAACACTGTACATATCAGCAGCGCACTGCTTTGCCAGATCCGCTTTCGACCTGCTCCAACTAACCCGTTATTCATAGCTTCTCCATCTTACCGCCTGGCATTACGCCACTGGATCCCGGGGCAACCTGCCACAGGCTGGCAGATGTATCAGTTTAGCGGCAGGTGACTGCGCTCCTGCGCTTCGCTCTGGGCAACCTGAATAGCTTCAAGCTGCTTTTTGCCTGCGGCTATATCGGTCATGTCGTATATCATCATACTGATGTTTTCTACGATGCCATTGGCCGATACCAGCGGCGACAGAGTAATGTTCTGATACATATACTGCTCACTTCCTGTAATCGGCCGGTAATTGGGAAACTTGAACAAATAGGGGCGCTGTTCCCAGGTCATAAACGCCCGGGTTTTCAATTCAAAAACCGGTTTGGCTTTTTGCGCAAACCAGCCTTCGTCAATATCGGTAAACAGGCTGAACAAACTGCGGTCACGCACCTGGCTGGGCAGCAATCCACTGTGGCTTTCCATAAACCCGTTCCAGACTTTAATGCTGAACTGACGATCCAATACCACAATCCCCACATCCACGGTTTGCAGCATGTCCATCATCCAGTGAAATTCCTGTAGCTCTTCCAATGCGCTATCCATCAGAAATCCTCCATCAGATGAGCCAGTTTGCTATTCATAGTATCCATCGAATCTTCAGTAAATAATAACACCAGGTCGCAACGCACATTGTAGCCTTCCAGTCCATAACTCAGCTCGATAGCCAGCGTGCGGCGCCACTTCAGGTGATTGGTAGAAACAATATCGGCAATGGCGGTGTGCTGCCCCAGCACAATCGGATGCCCCTGGCTGAACACCACATCCATCTGCTCGGCCAGGCCGGTCAGGCAGGTGCCTATCAAAATACTGGCGGCATCCATCAGCAACTCCAGTTGCAGCCGGTCGTCGACTTCGCCCTGAACATTAAGAATCCGGGCAACATCGGCAAAGCTGGAATCACTTAAAATACACAAGGCTTCCCCCCGAATCCCCGGGCTCAGAAAGCCCTGACAAACCGCAGTGACCTCTTCGTGCGACTCAATATCAGACAACATCATATGCAGCTCAGAGACTTCAATCAGATTCACATTCGGTATAGGCAGGTGAACAAATACATTCATAATGCGGGCAAGGTGGTCGCCGGCGCGGCCCATGGCAATATTGGTGATCTCCTGGTAACAGTCACGGATATCCGGGTCCAGGCCTGAGTCATCCTCTGCTTCTACCTCTGGCTCGGCTTTTAAAATGCCGTGCTTCTCAAGGGTCAGTTTCAGAGTCTCCGCATCCACCGGTTTACGGATAAAATCGGTGGCGCCCAGCCCCAGCACCCGCTCATGGGCTTCTGGCTGAACATCCCCGGAAATAACCACGGTTTTAACCGGTAGCCGGGCTTCCTGAATAGCAGCCAGCGTGGCATAACCATCCATCACTGGCATATTGAGATCCAGCAACAACAGATTACCCTTGCCCTGACTGAGTAAATCAATGGCCTCTTCCCCGTTTTTAGCAAAATGCACCGCAACCTGCCAGTCCTGGGGTAAAGATTTGGCAACCTGTTTACGCGCTACCATTGAGTCGTCACACACTAAAACTGAATACATTTTGCCGGGCTACCATTTATTGGGATGTGCGCAGTAACGTCACCTGAAAACCGGTACTTGTCCATTTGCAGTGTCCATCTTCTTACAAAAAATATCGGTGTAGCGATAAGTTAGCTACCCATTAACTTTTAGCACCTATCGGCCAAAAGTCCATAAGACATAAGATGAATTCGGTGTGATTACCCCAACAGCAACGGCAGGATAATGGCGGTCATAATACCATTTAAACACAGGCCCAGGCTGGCCATGGCAGCCTCTTCCTCGCCCAGTTTCAGTGCTCGGGCCGTACCCACTGCATGGGCCACGGCGCCCAGCGCGACCCCCTGGGCCTGGCGATGATGGATATTAAGCAGACGAAATACTACTGGCCCGGCAATAGCCCCGACGATCCCGGTGCTTATTACAAACACGGCGGCCAGCGGTGCAATACCGCCTATTAAGCGCGATGCTTCCATGGCCAGCGGGGTGGTGATTGATTTGGCCAGCATGGTCATTTTGACGGCCACTGAAACATCAGTGAAGTATAAACACAACCAGGCCAGCACCGGCGCTACCACCCCGGCAGCAAATATGGCCACAATCAGCCGCCAGCCCAGCGCTCTGACCTTACTCCACTGGGCATACATGGGCAGCGCCAGGGCAACGGTGGCCGGCCCTAGCAGCCAGTGCAGCAGCCCTGCCTCATACTGAAATGCTTTAACCTGGGTACCGGTTAAACTGAGTAATCCAATCACAATAACAGTGGTAACCACCAACGGATGCACCAGCGGATTGCCGTTTACGCGCCGGTTCAGCCAGATAGCAAATGCATACGCTGTCAGGGTAATGCCAAGCCACAGCGCGCCGGATAACGACAAGGTCGCCTGAATCACCGCCTGAATATGACCAAGCAGCTGATTGACCGCTTCATTAAAAGGCATTATTTCTCCTGTTTGGGTAAAAATAATAAACGGGCGATCCAGGCAGCAATGGCCAGACTGACAATAGTACTGAGCACAATGGCGGCAATCATGCCGGGAAGATGTTGCTCGATATCATCCCAGAACAGTACGACAGCCGAGATAGCCGGGACAAACAATACGGTCATGTGATTAAGCAGCGGCGCTGCGCCCTGGCTGAGCATAAACGGAATGCGCCGCAGGCTGAGTAAAGTGACCAGTAGTAACAGTAAGCCCACCAGAGCACCGGGCACGGGAATAGAGAGGGTCAGCACAAGCAGCTCGCCCACCAGATAAAAGCCAGTCAGCGCCAGAAAACCCAGTAAATTCAAAAGCAATGATCGCATGCAGCCGCCTGTAAATAATCTTAACGGCATCATACGTCAGACCGGCTCAGGCATACCAGTGCTGTGCGGTATAATCAGATAATATGTTGCCAGTGCGCTGTGAAATAACGCCGACTGATTTTTAAACGGGTATCATCCTGCAGCACAACAAACGCACTTTGCGGGCCCTGTCGCTCTACCTGCTTCACAAAATGCCGGTTAACCAGCACCGAACGGTTTACCCGCTCAAAGATATCCGGACACAGCTTGCGGCTTAAATCGGCCAGCGTAGTTCTGACAATATGATTTTCGTCCTGGGTATACACACACATATAATCGCCAGCTGCCTGTACCCACAAAATATCGCGGCAGGCCATGGTAACCCAGGCATTGCTGCTGCGAAACGTGACTTTGGGAACATCTCGCTCACGACTGTGCTGCTCTAGCCAGTACGGAAATTGCTGTGCACTGACGCCGTACTGTTTGGTCAGCAGCCCACGCAGGGTTTGGTAGGTATGCCGTTGTTGCTGCTGTAAAACAAGTCCGGCCACATAACTGAGGGTGTCGTCAAACTGTGTGATATCCACCGGCATGGCAATAAACCCTTCTGCTCGGGCAGTAAAAGCATGCATGGCATCCTGATTAGAATATCCACAAACAATAAACGGCTCGTTCATAGCCTCGCAGGTATGCAGC contains:
- a CDS encoding DUF2884 family protein — protein: MTTLSSIARAGAFSLLCCSFNAAAEFTCDIDFAHGLVVNDDQLRVMDKSRTVIQINERNQLFIRGRYQPLTDEQQAWLAEYSDGLHYVVPQMIVLATEGVDLAVDTIDHVYQGLVGADHDSYVRLQSAMGRVRSRVKEKFRHASNHYFIGPGSLESVDEFVDTGIEAQLEGTISTSVGGILSAISGINANNAEVDSQRVQALTQHLEVVGGHLNKDMGPRAMSLKNKAHWYCNKLKSLDTTEEKLRQAIPALKPYDVITRTAG
- a CDS encoding Lcl C-terminal domain-containing protein, whose product is MMKQVMLGLMCLISTSSIAQQYCLTSGVETTPAADFVDISEGEVLHSATNLIWKRCAEGQTWNGSGCSGEAQKYTWQQALQLALEANDIAQEGWRLPNIKELAAITERLCVRPAINNDVFPATPPDDFWTSTPSLTDTSRAWVVAFFNSSHSIKQKDRFVYVRLVRTNGS
- a CDS encoding Lcl C-terminal domain-containing protein, which codes for MNNGLVGAGRKRIWQSSALLICTVLITACGGGGSDSSSTSLTVNAGADVQAAEQTTVFLSARSAGSDSELTYRWSVRPVLEIIQDDSSTGEASVVLPELEQQTLYTVTVTVSGGGQSDSDELIITALPENAAPVADIASHTASQEDGLYAAGIQITLSGAGSTDEDATEPTAPISRWQWQQLEGANVLQGVALDGPELTFTTPVASIQQQLRFALTVTDEEGAQDEATTTLLILPGQDTLPTADAGVSQGVFSGEPIILQGQADSSVSSAFPLLSRWEVSSASAVNIADDTALSTYAMAPAVTAAQTMTFTLTVSDANNNQTDDTITVVVRPHPTALMNDTGITVQASENAVSENQQSDYPGQDGQRGTDIIQQAGLLEKAGRGAAGFDFTKLNNNGDEQDADVTDFSCVRDNTTGLVWEVKTANSGLHGGEHTYGWFQTEENGGSDGVQTPSQASCAISECNTRAFVTAVRTEGLCGFYDWRMPTHFELMTLMHFGREGQTMVDPTYFPFAGDAAAAPLWYWTSQPGADGVIEDAAQNAWAIDFASGVDNFLNKGSIARVRLVRAGRE
- a CDS encoding PAS domain-containing protein, giving the protein MDSALEELQEFHWMMDMLQTVDVGIVVLDRQFSIKVWNGFMESHSGLLPSQVRDRSLFSLFTDIDEGWFAQKAKPVFELKTRAFMTWEQRPYLFKFPNYRPITGSEQYMYQNITLSPLVSANGIVENISMMIYDMTDIAAGKKQLEAIQVAQSEAQERSHLPLN
- a CDS encoding response regulator — encoded protein: MYSVLVCDDSMVARKQVAKSLPQDWQVAVHFAKNGEEAIDLLSQGKGNLLLLDLNMPVMDGYATLAAIQEARLPVKTVVISGDVQPEAHERVLGLGATDFIRKPVDAETLKLTLEKHGILKAEPEVEAEDDSGLDPDIRDCYQEITNIAMGRAGDHLARIMNVFVHLPIPNVNLIEVSELHMMLSDIESHEEVTAVCQGFLSPGIRGEALCILSDSSFADVARILNVQGEVDDRLQLELLMDAASILIGTCLTGLAEQMDVVFSQGHPIVLGQHTAIADIVSTNHLKWRRTLAIELSYGLEGYNVRCDLVLLFTEDSMDTMNSKLAHLMEDF
- a CDS encoding LrgB family protein, which produces MPFNEAVNQLLGHIQAVIQATLSLSGALWLGITLTAYAFAIWLNRRVNGNPLVHPLVVTTVIVIGLLSLTGTQVKAFQYEAGLLHWLLGPATVALALPMYAQWSKVRALGWRLIVAIFAAGVVAPVLAWLCLYFTDVSVAVKMTMLAKSITTPLAMEASRLIGGIAPLAAVFVISTGIVGAIAGPVVFRLLNIHHRQAQGVALGAVAHAVGTARALKLGEEEAAMASLGLCLNGIMTAIILPLLLG
- a CDS encoding CidA/LrgA family protein — translated: MRSLLLNLLGFLALTGFYLVGELLVLTLSIPVPGALVGLLLLLVTLLSLRRIPFMLSQGAAPLLNHMTVLFVPAISAVVLFWDDIEQHLPGMIAAIVLSTIVSLAIAAWIARLLFLPKQEK
- a CDS encoding LytR/AlgR family response regulator transcription factor; translated protein: MTSVTGSQWEQKLAQYQQAGAATVPEVTCIPDPLLPLVTIVLVTDNPSHRQQLQALASAHAGVMQCLIYPSLKQAQQASMPELPRLLIIDAALLHTCEAMNEPFIVCGYSNQDAMHAFTARAEGFIAMPVDITQFDDTLSYVAGLVLQQQQRHTYQTLRGLLTKQYGVSAQQFPYWLEQHSRERDVPKVTFRSSNAWVTMACRDILWVQAAGDYMCVYTQDENHIVRTTLADLSRKLCPDIFERVNRSVLVNRHFVKQVERQGPQSAFVVLQDDTRLKISRRYFTAHWQHII